One Micropterus dolomieu isolate WLL.071019.BEF.003 ecotype Adirondacks linkage group LG23, ASM2129224v1, whole genome shotgun sequence DNA window includes the following coding sequences:
- the sumf2 gene encoding inactive C-alpha-formylglycine-generating enzyme 2 isoform X1 yields the protein MSAKTNLSKMVSWISALFLLSVAAADEMINIPGGKMLMGTSAADGRDGESPTREVDLQPFKMDKYPVTNADFRDFVRAQKYKTEAETFGWSFVFQDFVSEELKGKVTQRIESAPWWLPIERVFWRQPAGPGSGIRERLSFPVVQVSWNDAQAFCLWKGKRLPTEEEWEWAARGGLQGRTYPWGNKFHTNRTNLWQGTFPDGDTAEDGYHGISPVTAFPPQNSYGLYDMMGNTWEWTSTPFPAARPTYVLRGASWIDTVDGSANHKARITTRMGNTPDSASDNLGFRCAASDEQKQGKKKDTTEL from the exons ATGTCGGCTAAAACGAACTTGTCCAAAATGGTGTCGTGGATATctgctttgtttttactgtCAGTGGCGG cagcagatgaaatGATAAATATACCCGGAGGAAAGATGTTAATGGGAACCAGTGCAGCTGATGGAAGAGATGGAGAGTCCCCCACCAGGGAGGTTGACCTGCAACCTTTTAAAATGGACAAATATCCTGTAACAAATGCCGATTTCAG AGACTTTGTGAGAGCACAGAAGTACAAAACAGAAGCCGAGACGTTTGGTTGGAGTTTTGTGTTTCAAGACTTTGTGTCAGAAGAGCTGAAGGGCAAAGTCACACAGAGAATTGAG TCTGCTCCTTGGTGGCTGCCTATAGAGCGGGTGTTTTGGAGACAG CCTGCAGGACCTGGTTCTGGCATTCGGGAGCGTCTGAGCTTCCCGGTGGTTCAGGTGAGCTGGAATGATGCTCAGGCCTTCTGCCTGTGGAAGGGCAAGAGACTGCCTACTGAGGAAGAGTGGGAGTGGGCTGCTCGAGGGGGGCTGCAAG GTCGGACTTATCCGTGGGGAAACAAGTTCCATACCAACAGAACCAACCTGTGGCAG GGAACATTTCCAGATGGCGACACTGCAGAGGATGGATACCATGGCATCTCTCCCGTCACAGCATTTCCTCCACAGAACAGTTATG GACTATATGATATGATGGGAAATACATGGGAATGGACATCCACACCCTTTCCAGCAGCACGCCCAACGTATGTTCTGCGAGGTGCCTCCTGGATCGACACAGTGGACGGTTCAGCCAATCATAAGGCACGAATCACGACCAG GATGGGCAACACTCCTGACTCTGCCTCTGATAACCTGGGATTCAGGTGTGCTGCCAGCGATGAACAGAAACAAGGGAAGAAAAAAGACACAACGGAGCTGTAG
- the sumf2 gene encoding inactive C-alpha-formylglycine-generating enzyme 2 isoform X2 has protein sequence MSAKTNLSKMVSWISALFLLSVAADEMINIPGGKMLMGTSAADGRDGESPTREVDLQPFKMDKYPVTNADFRDFVRAQKYKTEAETFGWSFVFQDFVSEELKGKVTQRIESAPWWLPIERVFWRQPAGPGSGIRERLSFPVVQVSWNDAQAFCLWKGKRLPTEEEWEWAARGGLQGRTYPWGNKFHTNRTNLWQGTFPDGDTAEDGYHGISPVTAFPPQNSYGLYDMMGNTWEWTSTPFPAARPTYVLRGASWIDTVDGSANHKARITTRMGNTPDSASDNLGFRCAASDEQKQGKKKDTTEL, from the exons ATGTCGGCTAAAACGAACTTGTCCAAAATGGTGTCGTGGATATctgctttgtttttactgtCAGTGGCGG cagatgaaatGATAAATATACCCGGAGGAAAGATGTTAATGGGAACCAGTGCAGCTGATGGAAGAGATGGAGAGTCCCCCACCAGGGAGGTTGACCTGCAACCTTTTAAAATGGACAAATATCCTGTAACAAATGCCGATTTCAG AGACTTTGTGAGAGCACAGAAGTACAAAACAGAAGCCGAGACGTTTGGTTGGAGTTTTGTGTTTCAAGACTTTGTGTCAGAAGAGCTGAAGGGCAAAGTCACACAGAGAATTGAG TCTGCTCCTTGGTGGCTGCCTATAGAGCGGGTGTTTTGGAGACAG CCTGCAGGACCTGGTTCTGGCATTCGGGAGCGTCTGAGCTTCCCGGTGGTTCAGGTGAGCTGGAATGATGCTCAGGCCTTCTGCCTGTGGAAGGGCAAGAGACTGCCTACTGAGGAAGAGTGGGAGTGGGCTGCTCGAGGGGGGCTGCAAG GTCGGACTTATCCGTGGGGAAACAAGTTCCATACCAACAGAACCAACCTGTGGCAG GGAACATTTCCAGATGGCGACACTGCAGAGGATGGATACCATGGCATCTCTCCCGTCACAGCATTTCCTCCACAGAACAGTTATG GACTATATGATATGATGGGAAATACATGGGAATGGACATCCACACCCTTTCCAGCAGCACGCCCAACGTATGTTCTGCGAGGTGCCTCCTGGATCGACACAGTGGACGGTTCAGCCAATCATAAGGCACGAATCACGACCAG GATGGGCAACACTCCTGACTCTGCCTCTGATAACCTGGGATTCAGGTGTGCTGCCAGCGATGAACAGAAACAAGGGAAGAAAAAAGACACAACGGAGCTGTAG
- the bicdl2l gene encoding bicaudal-D-related protein 2-like, with amino-acid sequence MDYSKSFSALNEMLRPRITSSDQLYSSLNRLEDRQWGSLRSQSPSYRPTVMSTELKPKVSMTTTRELDDNAEQEDLVSDGIDEGNCADLLPFNNSSLIPELNLKDVGEEELADKDGSTSPSEEKDIPGELNSAEAGDSSESAADEGGSSLQRSYTDRTLPDLVRSGRPLCRRRTLGHVSETLKEVRREVELSRRRSIRLKAQVDKLQESREGQGWSQDRERTTEEVLSVLRLLHPLTDPESSPPEPSHGENHLDTALAQLQNVARTLAFSQTKQVKSEKRAEDSFILQQALRDRDEAIEKKKAMEAELLRSKTEMMMLNNQLLEAVQKRLELSLELEACKEDIQLILHQQLQIQQQAEQAQRKPSRGMGLLRRNKPLVQRQSNTLFCTSISHTTNSNQIFIPKSAGSASTPSPPPSAGTQRNWRDKLRMGKRDQDAAGQDSEFDRANDGFQVVSLD; translated from the exons ATGGACTACTCTAAGTCTTTCTCAGCCCTCAACGAGATGCTGAGACCTCGAATAACCAGCAGTGATCAGCTCTACTCCTCTCTGAACAGACTGGAGGACAGGCAGTGGGGCTCGCTCAGGAGTCAATCTCCATCTTACCGACCGACGGTTATGTCAACAGAACTAAAACCAAAGGTCTCTATGACCACAACCAGGGAACTTGACGACAATGCAGAGCAGGAGGATTTGGTCTCTGATGGCATAGACGAAGGAAACTGTGCTGATTTGCTGCCTTTTAACAACTCATCCCTCATCCCTGAATTAAATTTGAAAGATGTGGGTGAAGAGGAGCTGGCTGACAAAGACGGCAGCACCTCACCGTCTGAGGAGAAAGACATTCCTGGTGAGCTGAACTCAGCGGAGGCAGGTGATTCCTCAGAGTCGGCAGCCGATGAAGGTGGGAGCTCCTTACagaggagctacacagacaggACTTTACCAGACCTGGTCAGGAGCGGCAGGCCGCTCTGCAGACGCCGGACACTGGGACACGTCTCAGAGACG CTCAAGGAAGTGCGCAGAGAGGTGGAGCTGTCTCGGAGACGAAGTATCAGGCTTAAGGCCCAGGTGGACAAATTGCAGGAGAGCAGAGAAGGACAGGGATGGAgccaagacagagagagg ACCACAGAGGAGGTCCTGTCCGTTCTGCGGCTACTGCACCCGCTGACAGACCCAGAGTCCTCCCCACCTGAACCCTCTCATGGGGAAAACCACCTGGACACTGCCCTGGCCCAGCTGCAGAATGTGGCCCGGACACTGGCATTCAGCCAGACCAAACAG GTGAAATCTGAAAAAAGAGCAGAGGACAGCTTTATTCTTCAGCAGGCACTCCGGGACAGAGATGAAGCCATAGAGAA GAAGAAGGCGATGGAGGCCGAGCTGCTGCGGAGTAAAACCGAGATGATGATGCTGAACAACCAGCTGCTTGAGGCCGTACAGAAACGACTGGAGCTGTCGCTGGAGCTCGAGGCCTGCAAG GAGGACATTCAGCTGATCCTCCACCAGCAGCTGCAGATCCAGCAGCAGGCAGAGCAGGCCCAGAGGAAGCCCTCCCGAGGCATGGGCCTCCTGAGGAGAAACAAACCGCTCGTCCAGCGACAGTCCAACACCCTTTTTTGTACATCCATCTCTCACACAACCAACTCAAACCAAATCTTTATACCCAAATCGGCTGGTTCTGCCTCGACTCCAAGCCCGCCTCCTTCTGCCGGCACCCAACGCAACTGGAGGGACAAGCTGAGGATGGGCAAGAGAGACCAGGATGCTGCAGGACAGGATTCAGAGTTTGACAGGGCCAACGATGGCTTCCAAGTCGTATCACTCGATTGA
- the abhd11 gene encoding protein ABHD11: MSAFCRLIQRGLLSGRPSSRFFLGQQDVCGVAPIQTASSSSPVNLTYDVFDGKGESTPLVFLHGLFGSKSNFHSIAKSLVQRTGRKVLTVDARNHGNSPHNSVLTYEAMTGDLKHLLAQLHIEKCVLIGHSMGGKTAMMTALTQSGLVERLVVVDISPAQTTTRTNFRYYIQAMQEVKISSDIPRSTARRMAEDQLRRLVKERSVRQFLLTNLVEQNGHYAWRVNLDAISAHLEDIMSFPRIDNIYEGPTLFLGGASSAYISSEDYPEIQRLFPNADIQYIPDASHWIHADKPLDFISSISSFLQS; this comes from the exons ATGAGTGCTTTTTGTCGCCTGATCCAGAGAGGACTGCTGAGCGGCCGGCCATCGTCCCGTTTTTTCCTCGGACAGCAGGACGTGTGCGGGGTGGCTCCCATCCAGACAGCCAGCTCATCCAG CCCAGTCAACTTGACCTACGATGTTTTCGATGGGAAAGGAGAGAGCACTCCCCTTGTGTTCCTCCATGGCCTTTTTGGCAGCAAATCTAACTTCCACTCAATAGCGAAGTCCTTGGTGCAGCGCACAGGCCGAAAG GTGCTGACTGTAGATGcccgtaaccatggcaacagcccTCACAATTCGGTGTTGACCTATGAAGCGATGACCGGGGATTTGAAACACCTCCTCGCCCAGCTGCACATTGAGAAGTGCGTCCTCATCGGCCACAGCATGGGAGGAAAAACGGCCATGATGACCGCCCTGACGCAG TCTGGTTTAGTGGAGAGGTTGGTGGTAGTGGACATCAGTCCTGCCCAGACCACCACACGCACCAACTTCCGCTATTACATCCAAGCCATGCAGGAGGTGAAGATCTCCAGCGACATCCCACGTTCCACCGCCCGGCGAATGGCTGAGGATCAGCTGCGCCGTTTGGTCAAG GAGCGCTCGGTGCGTCAGTTCCTACTGACTAACCTGGTGGAGCAGAACGGCCACTATGCCTGGAGGGTCAACTTAGATGCCATCTCAGCGCACCTTGAGGACATCATGAGCTTCCCCAGAATTGACAACATCTATGAAGGACCTACACTGTTTTTGGGTGGAGCCAGTTCTGCTTATATCAG TTCCGAGGATTACCCAGAAATCCAGAGGCTGTTCCCTAATGCTGACATCCAGTACATCCCAGATGCGAGCCATTGGATCCACGCAGACAAACCTTTAGACTTCATCAGCTCCATCAGCTCCTTCCTTCAGTCCTAG